In a single window of the Necator americanus strain Aroian chromosome X, whole genome shotgun sequence genome:
- a CDS encoding hypothetical protein (NECATOR_CHRX.G26137.T2): protein MLSDPTYVEELQDLLNSKVDILDLEALKYDDEMTRWNKMRKIHFMLMKKPKEIRSQFKTRMRIRQSMHDEFIESRLSRTDDPVIKDFWNQINSLDANWSISEGEAAEQEFQLLAKLTPQQRRSLGNIWRC from the exons ATGCTATCTGATCCGACCTATGTGGAAGAGCTGCAAGATCTCTTGAATAGCAAAGTTGATATATTAGATTTAGAAGCACTCAAGTATGATGATGAAATGACAAG ATGGaataaaatgaggaaaatccATTTTATGCTCATGAAAAAACCGAAGGAGATAAGG TCTCAATTCAAGACCAGAATGCGTATAAGACAAAGTATGCACGATGAATTTATCGAATCGAGATTAAGTAGGACCGATGACCCAGTGATCAAGGATTTCTGGAACCAAATTAACAGTCTTGACGCCAATTGGAGCATTTCCGAAGGAGAAGCAGCCGAGCAGGAGTTTCAG TTGCTTGCCAAACTTACTCCTCAACAACGTAGATCACTTGGAAATATTTGGCGTTGTTGA
- a CDS encoding hypothetical protein (NECATOR_CHRX.G26137.T1) — protein MITICLILFLLFSQMLSDPTYVEELQDLLNSKVDILDLEALKYDDEMTRWNKMRKIHFMLMKKPKEIRSQFKTRMRIRQSMHDEFIESRLSRTDDPVIKDFWNQINSLDANWSISEGEAAEQEFQLLAKLTPQQRRSLGNIWRC, from the exons ATGATAACTATTTGTCTAATTCTGTTCCTGTTATTCTCACAAATGCTATCTGATCCGACCTATGTGGAAGAGCTGCAAGATCTCTTGAATAGCAAAGTTGATATATTAGATTTAGAAGCACTCAAGTATGATGATGAAATGACAAG ATGGaataaaatgaggaaaatccATTTTATGCTCATGAAAAAACCGAAGGAGATAAGG TCTCAATTCAAGACCAGAATGCGTATAAGACAAAGTATGCACGATGAATTTATCGAATCGAGATTAAGTAGGACCGATGACCCAGTGATCAAGGATTTCTGGAACCAAATTAACAGTCTTGACGCCAATTGGAGCATTTCCGAAGGAGAAGCAGCCGAGCAGGAGTTTCAG TTGCTTGCCAAACTTACTCCTCAACAACGTAGATCACTTGGAAATATTTGGCGTTGTTGA